One Lepisosteus oculatus isolate fLepOcu1 chromosome 4, fLepOcu1.hap2, whole genome shotgun sequence genomic window, agcaaagcaaTGTATCAGGTTAATGAGCAAAAGCTTTAGGAGCCTTCTCATACTATAGGTTGTTgatagtaaaataaaatgactcaTCCAGAGCATTTCTGAAAGttgtaatgactttgaggagaaaacaaaaagaatttcTCAGCCAATTGGAACTAATTTCCTAAGTGAAATGATGCTGATCACTTAATTTTAATACTaaggagaaattaaaaataaagctattTTAAAACTCACTCTGAACTTTGTTGAAAGTGAAAATCTAAAAGGTATTTTAGGTAAACTAGTCTAAGAGAATAGCTAACTGTGGTTTTGAGACCAGATCAATAATACTTAATTAAGtttaagactttttttaaagtaagctTCTGTATAATCATACGAAACAAAGCCTTTCCGCAGCTTTGCACACCAtttctaatgcattttaaattattaaaataacactactgttttaatgcagtttgttcaaaacCTTGTTGAGGGTACACTACTGACTGTAAAAGCACTTTCAAAATGGTACACAGGGACTATATCTTTCATGCAactataaataattaattattggaTATACGCTGTGaaactgtgttttatttcttctcttttcagcatggaataaacctattacttgttcctttgcagcctacgcatgctgatgcagctacccacctgaattattgGATATAGATTATTCACTGAATTCCGTTAAATTTTTAATGCCTGGGCACAGAAATGGTACAAGCCAATAAAAGAAACAGCTTGAAGGCTTCAAAGAACTGACATTTACTACTGATTTCATTTGCAAACCTTTTTAAATCGGTGCACAGGCAACAGGCATCTCTAGTGAAActtgcataataataataaactctaTTTtacatagcgcctttaaaggtggcttctcaaagtgctttacagaatgacaacaataaatccaaaatacacaagataaaacacacagaggagaccgtggatggtggtacaaagtatagtaggagcataggtgtaaagaatggaaccagttaagtaaaggctcttctaacgAAGAGCTTCTTCTAAAATAAACGTAGCTCATAAGTGTTTTACCACACTTATTAGCAgttctctttttaaaatcaaacattTATTATGACAAGACCTGAATACGTTTTTTTaaccacattttaattttaagtgtgTCCTTATGAGAAAACAGGGAAAAAGCAAAGTGTATGGATATTGAACATTTGTAGTTTATCCTGCAGGTTATATACCTTTGCTGCCATCTTCTGGTGTAAtaatgaaaacacaacatttctggGGCCTGAATGAACAAAAGCTGTTCAATTTCAGAAGATATAACACCAACTAGGTAAATCAGAGTTCAGCCCTGACACCACTACACAGTTACAGGAACACACTGAAAAGCTCTGTACATAAACTAAAGAAGGCTTCTGTTAAGACCTACATCTAAAAAAACTAGTTATGACCTAAAAATGTTCTGATATAACAAAATGATACACAAAGTAGACTGAAGGCATCAGCATTTACCTGAaggaatgccagtccatcttCCTCCTGAATGAGAGACGTGCTGGTGTTCACTATTGCATCCATCTCATTAATCTGACATTCGAGAGCTTCCTTCTTAGACAGCAGCCACTTCAGAGAATACCGCTCTTCTGATTCCAAAATCCTCATTATCAGATCTTCATCCTCTTCAATCAGCATCTTCAACCTCCTGTACTTTCCACAGATACGTTCTTTGATTGAGGTTGCACGTTGCTGTAACAGTTGTGGAACAGAACAAGATTCTTGTGACTCCCTATAATATCTATTgggcacaaaatcaactaacaATCCTAGTAGCATTTTAGATAGTATACACAGTAAGTTATTTACTGGGGAAGTAACATTTATCTAAATATTATATTGGCCATCAGTTAAGGACATTATATTGTCTAAATGCATTTTAGTAGTTTTATTTGTGAAGGACTAGTTGTATCAAAGGATAAATTTGTCATGTTAGCTTCCTGAAGatctttcctgcttccctgaCTTACACCACATCTGAAAGGTGATATTCACCTTGAAGGAACCTTTGATATGAACTACTTATAGGTTGTTTTGTCTCTGACAGAAGGTGAATCAATAATTTAGAACAGAATAAGTGGAGCTGTTCATGCATTACTCACTGAGACTTCACTGAACAAAGAATCCATTCCCCTCATTGTCTCTTCAGCAAGCTGGCACATCTCCATCAGCTTGTTTATATTCTCCTCCATGATTTTCTGACACGGGAGAGGGGAATATTATTTGCAATAAAGGGTACTGGTTGCAGATTTTCAGACATTATAACAATGCATGTAATAGTCCTAGAACTACTTAATAAAGCTACAGATAATCTTGGAAGCAAATATTTAGTTGTATCACCTTCAGAGAAGTATCATGAAAACCCAGTTGCACAATGaccttttcaatttaaaaactaCCATTTTATCTGGCTAACATTATTAAACAGACTAAGTAAAACTGCACAAATATTACAACAGACCTACATAAAATGATTCAATTTaacattactgtatgaaaactaCATTTAACTGATAAAAAGACATTTGTAAAACTATGAAAGTAATTGTCCATTTTCTCTGGGGATAAGGTACTTACTTtgaatgttaaaaatattcCACGTTGAACATTTACACAGTGAAGACCGATTTCTGGGAGAGCATCATATAGcatcatatataaattatgccATACCATgtgaataaatctttttttccccagcatTATTGGCATTCTACGCCACAGACTATTTTCTCCTTACTAATATATCTAAAGTAGTCATATTGAAACCTACGACACGGTGCCATCTAGTGGCTTCAAATGGACGCTTTGTTGAATTTCAGATGCTAACAATGTTTTGGCCACTAGTTTTTGGACCACAGGCATTCAGAACatgtgactgaaaaaaaaacagttataaaaatgaaaaagcacaTCCTTTTCACCTTGTTATTGATAACATGATTCCTTTACCTTCATCTCTGTACAGGCCTCCTGGGACGTCACTACTCGATGATTCTTGTGAGACCCTATCACAACGCACAGAGAGCACACACTGATTCCATCCTCCTGACAATAAAGTTTCAGCTCCTCGCGGTGCTCTGCACACTTCAAGGAAAACGGGTTGCCTGTCACCTTGATGATGGTGTGCCCCAGAAACGCTGCTTTATTCAAATGCAGTTCGAGATGGGCAGCACAGAGAGAAGCATCACAGGTCAAGCACGTTTTCACAGCCACCAAATTGGCGTCGATGCAGTGGTCACACGGGATTATTGGAGCTGCTGGGGGAAGATCCCGAACGGCAGGATTCCTTGTGCCAAACTCCTGCACCTCTTTCTGAAGCCTCATGTTGATCTCCAGGGAATCTCTGACATCCCAAAAAACTGGCACTCGGGGCAAAAAAATGGACCCGTCTCCGAGATATCGCAGTCCCAGACAGTCCTGATGCACGTCTGGCAGAAGTTGTGTCCGCAAGCCAGCTGGACAGGGTCTGTATAAAAATCCAAGCAAACTGGACACTTCAGGTCCTTGTTTTGCACATCTGTCTGCAAGCTTTCTTCTGCCATTATGCCTGTGTGGGCTTGCAAGCAAGTGTAAATAATTCATATACTGACTCCAGAAAGAGGCATCAGGTAGCCAAATGGGTAATGAACATATCAGTCTTACATCAGGGAACcaaaaaacatattacattactagccataaaaaatattacaagaaaacacttttttgtACCTTAATCTAAAGCCCTTTATTTGATTTATAAGAAGGATATTCAAACAGGTCTCTTCTCCTGATTAACATTACTGCAATGCAATAGTATATAAAGTGTGCAAGTCTGTTTTGCAAAATGTAAGACATGCAGACTCTGCAGCTGAGTGTTATATTGTCAGGGGCAAACAACATTTGTTCTCCAAGTAATCACAACCCACCCTTACAACAGCAATAGAACAGATGAGCTTCAAGTTTCAGGTATAATATTCAGCTGTTGGAAGGTTAGAAATGACCCAAAAATGCCATACATGCTGAGTACTTCCAGTTTATAGAGGGCCTTAACCAAGACACGAACATCAAGCTTTGATATTGAGTATTTGATGGGTAATGGGTTGTGCATGGTGAAAATCCCAATTCTCTACAAAGCCTGACACACTCTGGATCTTCTTACATGGCACTCTGCCCAGGTAACACCAGCAATCCCTGGACTCCTTACCTACACAAGCACTACACTAAACGTTGGTCACTCTTTACTCATCACATCATGTCTATAACCTCAATGGTGCACTTATATGAGGCTGCAACTGCTCTTTTGGGTTTTGCAATACTTGTATAAAAGTAAACAAACTGTTTTTAGACAGAAAATGACCTATATTTGTACTTTTGTATTGAACTAGAAGtgattctttttctcttttgtacTTACCCTATACAACACGGCACTAAGCCATGTtgattctttctttttatttgacaTGGTAATAGTTATTGACTGTAACCAGCTTCACGGCATCCAAACATTCTCCACTGTGAGAATCAGCCAACGGAtgacattaaatatatatatattttgaaagCTTGAATCGTGCTATTGTATTATTACTGTTCTTGTCTGTGGAAATCAGTCTCGAAAAGAGTGTCAACCAAGCgaataaataataaagacaaAACGTAATTAAGAAGCTGCATGCAATTGATACTAGAATGTAAATCATGGTAATACAAGCAAAAACGTATTTGCTGTACTATAACCTTTTATTATAAATACCgacttaaaacattttacaacaaccttataatcagattaTGAATTCATTTTTCGATTATTTCGTCCACAAACAATTCCAGTAATAATACACAATTCAATTTAATTGTGGACACAATCGGCACCAAGAATCAAACGGATAATAACTTGAAACACCAACACGCTCAGCGGCCCGCACTCAGCACAACACTTGCTGGCGACGTCCACTTTCAGCACAAAGTAATTGCCACGTGTGAACCCGGCTTTGTGATTCTAGAGATAAGGTTACGCAATCTTGTCTAAATCTTGTgcatgaaaacatattttttttacgAATGGTACGTAGAAAGCGGAAGCCTTGCGCAGCGACCTGGATGGGAAATGCTGTGTCGTCACTCACGGGTCAACTGCTGCTAAATTTATTTAGCGCTGGTTTGCTACGGCAGTAACGTAGGAAGGCTTACTGAAAACGGGGAAGGGCTATGATCTTTACGTATGGCTTGATGTAGAATACAAGTTAGGGAAGACGTGGATGGTCTTAATGTGTAAATAGTGAGAGGAGCTGTGCACTAAAAATAAGGATACACCTCATTTCACTCTTGGACGTCAAGTTGTGTAGAAAATACGCGTAAGTTTACAATAAATTGCGTTTCGgtgtaagtaaaaataaatcgTGCACCCGTAGATTGCAAAGGGAAATTGTTCTGaagcagttaattaaaaaatacttgtaCTCGAATTTTGTGATTGACGTTTCATGATAGCTACTGAggttacttatacagtataaacaacgGCAGAACTTAATCAACTAATTTAGATTCGCCGTTTTAAGTTTCTTTACATTCTGCAGCAACAGCCATCCTGATCTATTTTTTACCCTCGCCACCTGGCCCTGAAGGTAACTGTGGGATCCGTTTGTAGCATGCAAATATTGAACTGGAATTCCTAAAATGCTGCTTCAGGTTTTTTTGCTCCGAGTAGATCTGGTGAACAAAAATCACTGCGACTCAGAATAAACTAGATCACTTTGGTGTTCCGTTATTGGAAAATCTGTGATGTACTGGTGGGTATTATGATGATAAAATATGCAATCGAAATTAGAGTCTAAGGACTTTCGATATTCTGCGGTTCTGAGATCTAATTTCTTGCACGGTATGTTCTGTTGTTTGAGAGgagtaatttattatttaaattgcagATTTAGCGGATGTGTTAGTTGGAACGACATAAACTTCAATAACACTAAATCTTCAGAGATTGTGCAAGATGAACTGTAGACACAAGCAGTGTCTTTGAGTTCAGTGTATAATAAAAAGGAAGATAAACATCCTAATCTATAAACAGGAATTTCCGTAATTAGTTTATACATCATTCTTTCTATAACTGTTAAATGGCCAGTAATAATCGCCCTTTACACTATTCTAATTattaaagctttgtttttaataatcatATTTGGCCTAATGCACAGTTACATTTCTTTGCTGACGTTTTAATGTTAACGTGAGAAATCTGGAAGATACACGAATGAATGACTTTTTGTATGTTAAATCATTACATCAAAGTAATGCATGCACCAGCTGTTGTTGGATAGCCACCAATTATCTTAAAATCTGTATTATGTGAAAGATTAACTGAAATGCAGTTTACTTTCCACCGCAGGGAATTGCACTGTGTCCTTCTGCTAAAGATGccgaatgatatactgtaggtgttaaatgtacagtatatataaactaAAGCCTTCTTAATCGAATAGGGCTTTTTATCTAGTACTCTTTAATCacctagaaataaaaaaagctgtACGTGGCAGCTTTgatcagacacaaacacagtgcTGTAACAACCGACAGAGTTACAGCAGCTGCTGACGAAGCATAGTATGGGCCCAGAGACCGCCCTGCTTCTCCCTTATTGGATCTCAGCGACCCCGATTTTAGTGTCTGggaatttttaatgaaaggGCTCAGTAAAGTCTTTGCTATCCAGTGCAGCTGGTggaggaagaggaaaaaaaaacatcataacaGCACAGATCTAAGGTGGTACCATTGGAGCATAGGTTTAAGAGGACTCTACAGGTATAAACTCCTTTTGCTTTGCAGATTTTGAGTGATTTTCATAGTGAAAAGCCACACCTGTTAATGTTTTTTAGTGTAACTGCTACCGCTCTGCTTTTTCATTTCTAACTTATGGGCTTATtctcttttaaaaatcaaaaattgaaattcattttaatccatccttttttccttttttgaggTGTCCTTACACCATGAACATGTATAATGAGACCTGGGTGTTGTTATGTTGTGTAGCGTGCCAGTAACTCGGCAGTTAATTTGTTCGTGCTGCAGTTGCCCGGGGACTGGGTTCCAGTGTTCGGTGTCATCATGCTGCgaaggctggcactgtgctCCCGGTTCAAGGTAGCCACAGGGAGTGCGCTGTCGCGGATCAGTCCGCACTTCACAAGAGCAGCATCACAGGCGAAATGTAAGTATAGTTGCCAATTGGACAAGTGTTCACGTGCTTCGAGATTAGAACAGGTTACAACttgcaaacttttttttgttgttgcttatGTTGCCCCAGGGCAGCACTGTTACCAAACATAATAAACTAAGTCAGTTTCCTAAGCATTGCTTTTAAATCACTTTTGGAATACAGAGTTTTTAACAGAAATTGGTAGATTTGATTGATATTGATACTTCTAGCAATCATAAAGTTGTAGAGTAGAGGCCTCTTTAGGCAGTAGTATTCCTGTCCTTTTTAAAGTTCAGTCTGGAAATCAGTTTGCAGTTCTCCCTCATTTTTAATGGGGGTGTATAAGCATTTGATAATGGTAAGAATATTATGATTCCTTGTACTTCAAGAGCAGTATTTAGAAATGAACATTATTAAAGACCATCGTGAATGCTTGGGCAGGGTTTTCAATAGGGGGGAAAAACAGTTGACAGGAGTTATGAAGAAGTCTACTATAGTAGTGATGTTAACCCAGCAAGACaagttttaaataaatctgaacACTGTGCATTAGAAATATATATGTAAGGTCTGGCTCTGAaaccaaatgtttttgttttcaaattgagTTTGTTGTAAGACTTTTGCTCGACTTCCTCAACTACATAACATTTCACTTGTAAATGTCTTCCATGCTCATCTTGATGCAGTTGCATTTGAACAGTCATTTTCTAGGTAAAAAGGGGCAAAAAAGTCGACACTTTCAACCTCACTCATCTTTCGGCTGTCATCACTTCTGTTGAAATAATAGAATATAAACTACCCATAACTCTTGCTGACCCTCATCTGTAATCTGTCTAATCTGTTCAGTCCGGCATCATGTGTTTTATTGTGATGAGTCTGACTGCTGATGTGACACTTTTCCTTGTGGGTCTGTAGCTGAGGGTGATGTTCTGACCTCTGCACAAGCTCTGcccttttaaaaacattgctGTGTTAATAGTTTACAACCTCTGAGTGGGTATAGTACATCATCTTGTTTGTTTAACATTTGAAGTATATAATCAAACTTCATACatcaaaaatgataaaattaggaaactaattttattttaaaaaagcgtGCAAATTAAGTTGTGTAAAAATGCAAGTTCAATGagaagttttaatttaaaggaTGTTTGAGAAAAATCATTACGATTGAGATAACATTACAGTAGATTATTAATAAACTGTTTTGTCTTAAGATATTGTATAGTTTATTTTTCCTCATTAACATGAAAGTTTTTAGATTTGCCATCTTGTGGGCTTTGTGCTTTCTGAGCTTCAAGTTCTAGCAAACCTGCTGTAAGCTTTGTGTAGCCGTGTTGGTGCTAAAGCATGCTTGGAGCTAAATAGTGCTTCCATGCCAAGTTCACTCACAACACAGTAAGATGGCAGAATATATATGATGTGGATTAACCACAGAAGTCTAATTTGGGATGCTCCTTTATATGACAATTCacttaaaataaatggaagCACAAATCCATGCTGAGATCTTCTGGTGTTGTGAGGGAAACAAAATATCTGACGAGGTCTGGCTGTGTAAATGGTCTATGAAGGTTCCTACACCAGTAGAAGGCATGCAGTTGCTAAGCTCATAACATTGCCAAATAAACCATCATTCCCCTGCTTCACTAATGGCTTTGCATGGCGCATTTCCTTGTCCGTTCATTGCAATTCCCATTTCTCCCCCCTTTCAGATTTCCCTGCGATCTGTTCGCCATTCAGAAACACTGCTGTCCGCCACTGGAGTAACATTCCTTTTATTACAGTCCCGCTCACCCGTACCCATGGTAAGTCGTTTGCTCACCGCAGCGAGCTAAAGCACGCGAAGAGGATCGTGGTGAAGCTGGGCAGCGCCGTGGTCACCCGTGGAGATGAGTGCGGCCTGGCGCTCGGGCGACTGGCTTCCATTGTGGAGCAGGTAAATTCGGAGGAGAGGCCAGAGCAGTTCAGggaaggtggggggggggtgggggagacGGAGGGCTCAGGGTCAGATGCCCCTGGTCTAGTAGGGGGGCTGATTGATGTGGTCCATGGTCCCTTTGGTATTTCTGTGGAGATCTCATTTCACGCATAGCATTTGCTTTATATCTATTTGTTTTGTTGGCATTTGGGATTCATTTTGGAATCCCTTGGAAATACAGTGTGCATCCTGATATTTCTGAGTGTTGCCCAGTGGAAGTAAGTACAGTATCATTTTGAAACGTGCAGTAGTACTTCTCAAAAGAAATATGGCTTTTTTGGTTTGATGGCTAAATTAAGCTAGATCacgcttttttttctctttatcaaTATTTAAACCACTATCCTTCTATCTTATTGAATTTAATTAAGTGTTAGTAATTGAAACATACTTTTGAGTTGACTTATCTCTTGAGTTTAAGCGTGATCTTTGTCTTATGGGCATATCCCATTTCATGGTTTAATGCTTGTTACTTTTCTTCACAGGTTGCTGTGCTGCAGAACCAGGGCCGAGAAATGATGATAGTTACAAGTGGCGCTGTGGCTTTCGGTAAACAGAGGTTGAGACATGAAATCTTGCTCTCCCAGAGTGTCCGCCAGGCACTGCATTCCGGACAGAACCAGCTCAAAGAAATGGTGAAACCTCTTTAATGGACATTGTCGTGTAGTACATAACAATAATATGTGAAGGTCGATCCATGTACAGTAATCGCAttgaagattattattattattgcaagcAGCGTGCTTTTTTTAAGCatgttttttaatataacaaATTTGCTTCTTATGTTATATTGAGCAAATCTTCCTAGTTATACATGGACTTAAAATGTTTGTACAATTATTTCCATTTCCCGCTTTTTCGTTCTTGTATGAGCTCAGAAGTCCGAAATGGATCACACTGCTTCTCAGTGGTAGCTTTATTTATAACTCATGGTAACGTATTGAGGTCAGGCTTAAAATCTTGCTGATGATAAAGCAAAGTTCGCCTACCCGTTGAAGCGATAAGCTGGATGGTGAAACGCTGTAGTGGTAACTGTGGGCCATTACTGTTTACAGTCCGTTCCTGTTCTTGAAGCCCGTGCCTGTGCAGCAGCAGGACAGAGTGGGCTGATGGCCTTGTACGAAGCCATGTTCACGCAGTACAGCACGTGTACAGCACAGGTAATCCATCAGACCCCCAAGTTTAATTTTATGTGCTAAACACCCATGTAGAGGTTATAATTTGCAGTGAGCCTTTGTCCACAAATCAGGTTTCATAGTGCTAACTTTCAGTCTAACGGTCGAAACATTGGAGTGGTAAATTATTCAAGAATGTAGCCTGTAAGTTTCCTCGGCTTAAACTATAAACTTTTACTGTTCTTCCACAGTTTATCTCTTGTCAGTAAGCATGGCAGAATTTGTAGATAACTCAATTATATATCTATAATGAAGAATGTATTCTTTAGACTTTAGACTTTAAATTAGTGCAgtcattttttccccttttcccaGAACCCAAAAGGgccatatttgaaaaaaaaaaaaaagactgattttttttctgcttatatCCATTATGActtagtggtggtggtggtggtggtggggggaacAAATCAGAAAAACAGCTGCAAAGTGTCCCAGAAGATTTCAGTAAGGTGAGCATAGTGACTCTGTGCTGTAAGGGCTGAAAtgtctgcactttgtttttGACAGATTCTTGTTACAAACTTGGACTTCCACGACGACCAGAAGCGAAGGAACCTGAACAGCACTCTGCACGAGCTCCTGCGGATGAACATTGTCCCCATCATCAACACGAACGACGCTGTGGTGCCCCCGCCCGAGCCCAACAGTGACCTGCAGGGGGTAAATGTGGGTGAAGTATCATGGGTTTGGGCAGGTGTCCAGCATTGAGGGGAGCTGCATGCTTGGAGCTTGAAGGCTAGGATCTGCTTACTGCATGGAGCATAGCCGTGGACTATGTGTTTTGTCTGCGGCAGCATGCCATCTGTCTGTCCGTTTCAGAATTTCTTCCTTGCTCCTGCATTCATTTCTGTTGTCGAACACTGCTTGCATTGTGGCAAAAACAAACTTGGATATGGAGATCAATCGGATTGCTAGGTTGATTGTGAAAGGTGAATATTTAAAAGGGGAAGTTTCACATACCTGCATAGAGGCACACATCTTGTTAGATTCTGTCATTCCTGTTCTTTTCTGCAAGAACAgaataatattaaaacaaatacatgttttaaaattttgaaGTAAAATTTAAAAGTGTTTAAGAATTTGTCTGAGTCCATTTAAAATCATTTGGGTTCCAGTAATTCTAAAAATTCTGTTTGGAAATACAGAAAATTAGTTGTAATGTTAAATTAGGCATCCTTCCAATTAAAGGAAGTTGTCTTTTAAAAGCATTAAAGAATTAACTGTTTAAACAAAATAGTACTGCATTACATGTGAAATGctgtatatatacagaaatCCCATAGAAATATGCACTTCAGGTTAAATTTTCTGAATGAATTATACCAAATATGACCAtgtgaaaatataaaatcatAAAAGACATTCTCTGTACAGTTCTTGCTCTCTGCTAAAGTGGATTCATGTAAGCTTCCTTCAAACCACTAACCAAAGCCTGCTTGTgagttagaaaaaaatatttgtgcgTCACATTCACTTATAATGTCTCCATTAGCTTTCTTCTGTCATTGTCATgcctctttatacagtataagaaaaaaaaatatttgactgCCTTTGTAATTTTAACTGGTTGTTGAATATTTGAAGTTTGTTGAAACAACATCTTCTGAACAGTGGTTAAATCCCCTTTTACAAAGGAGACCTAAAGTGCTATTgctaattttattaaagcacCACACACCAgtacaaaaactaaaaactgtCCCTTACCTTACCTTGTCTTGTTTTGtcaatgttttttaatataGGTGATCAGCATTAAGGACAATGACAGCTTGGCCGCCCGCCTAGCTGTTGAGATGAAAGCTGACCTGCTGATTGCTCTGTCTGATGTTGAAGGTTTGTAAGTTGTCTGTGAAGTGTGTAGgttatttaaaaagataatGCACTAGGCTATGGTCATTTAATGTCTACTGTGGGAAATTGGGAATGTGCCAGTTTGAAATCCAGATAGTTCACAGTGTTTCGGAGTTATGCGAAACAATAGCTCAgcgtgtcttttttttccctttaggaTTGTATGATAGCCCTCCAGGATCAGATGATGCTAAGCTTATCGACATTTTCTATCCTGGTGACCAGCAGTCTATTACCTATGGAACAAAGTCCAGAGTGGGAATTGGTGGCATGGAAGCTAAGGTATTTACTAGTGGGGAGAGATCCAGAATCATCCCTTTACATTTTGAAGTCATGTGTGGAACAAGACCAGAGGTCTAGATGTATGTTAAGTGCTGCATTATACGCAAGTGCTAAACCTTGTTTCAGTGCTGAGCATAAGGTTTACAGTACTTGTATCAGGATCCCTTGTAGTCAGCTCCACTTAGGTTAAGATATAATTCTTGTAATCCTTATGTTAAATAAGATTTGCACTTtgaaattataaatatttgaCTGTTTTACTTCAAAGCCCGGCTCGCTTCTTTTCTCAGGTGAAAGCTGCTCTGTGGGCCTTGCAG contains:
- the entpd1 gene encoding ectonucleoside triphosphate diphosphohydrolase 1 isoform X5, which gives rise to MNYLHLLASPHRHNGRRKLADRCAKQGPEVSSLLGFLYRPCPAGLRTQLLPDVHQDCLGLRYLGDGSIFLPRVPVFWDVRDSLEINMRLQKEVQEFGTRNPAVRDLPPAAPIIPCDHCIDANLVAVKTCLTCDASLCAAHLELHLNKAAFLGHTIIKVTGNPFSLKCAEHREELKLYCQEDGISVCSLCVVIGSHKNHRVVTSQEACTEMKKIMEENINKLMEMCQLAEETMRGMDSLFSEVSQRATSIKERICGKYRRLKMLIEEDEDLIMRILESEERYSLKWLLSKKEALECQINEMDAIVNTSTSLIQEEDGLAFLQISEMSLLTLIQRILSSRFLTTNWKSVGANFPFHRVRIQRGLIPSTVFWLKTNSQMDSITGRSYCSSRETILADWSSLWLNPKERGKRF
- the entpd1 gene encoding ectonucleoside triphosphate diphosphohydrolase 1 isoform X4 — translated: MNYLHLLASPHRHNGRRKLADRCAKQGPEVSSLLGFLYRPCPAGLRTQLLPDVHQDCLGLRYLGDGSIFLPRVPVFWDVRDSLEINMRLQKEVQEFGTRNPAVRDLPPAAPIIPCDHCIDANLVAVKTCLTCDASLCAAHLELHLNKAAFLGHTIIKVTGNPFSLKCAEHREELKLYCQEDGISVCSLCVVIGSHKNHRVVTSQEACTEMKKIMEENINKLMEMCQLAEETMRGMDSLFSEVSQRATSIKERICGKYRRLKMLIEEDEDLIMRILESEERYSLKWLLSKKEALECQINEMDAIVNTSTSLIQEEDGLAFLQQCYAVPICVNKILTYLAACQNSWTWISEMSLLTLIQRILSSRFLTTNWKSVGANFPFHRVRIQRGLIPSTVFWLKTNSQMDSITGRSYCSSRETILADWSSLWLNPKERGKRF